A genomic segment from Gossypium hirsutum isolate 1008001.06 chromosome D04, Gossypium_hirsutum_v2.1, whole genome shotgun sequence encodes:
- the LOC107948602 gene encoding DNA replication ATP-dependent helicase/nuclease JHS1 isoform X3, giving the protein MPPKTRRKLNPSSSKKSNVPNNQSQVQPSKFGIQHFFERHSQNALLASQKLNHLSPPPAPPSATPPTNPIPLSSPKSNAASNGVVSVSPNPNLHPNSSPAMEAADEVSPLVSKSTSLKRFNFSPGMLIKQSQDDGGDEVTWKISPVNERLLAVSKHTPVLPDSSKHNSFSIHQCSQTKGINTAAKVDKWLSSPSPKGKADKKPLLQANRIGLKRLNPFQDKEVGDSIADENTCLSSRQTPFCTPPSLPYCPDKLANGVASHPLGLKQHKKALLELLDQVEDVISVEDFVSSESEPYSSKAQEGQSKEIPVTVDSIGNDVLMGTTNKVSGTSSNGYFLVLEVSEKQTFPESGGSQCPYKVLRLVNEKSGEERAVYLWEEWSYSVIAPGDTVNVIGEFDEEGKCNVDHENNFLIVHPDILVSGTRVAGSFSCPRRTVLDERLRCNEHSTAALIGILLHQIFQAGLMKESPTVHFLEEYARIVLQKNMESLYACGVNENEIYKTLTEAIPKLVNWIALFKDTQQEPQVPTVDFGSDNGAKKVKVLEVIDIEELAWAPKYGLKGMIDVSVRVKVDSGGKEGDEKIMPLEFKTGKMANGQASAEHCAQVILYSLLMSERYLKHIDSGLLYYLQSDQTQGIVVRRSDLVGLIMRRNELAHDILKALTTQQLPPMLQIPSMCKGCRHLDVCTLYHKAFGGNTESSGLGDIFDSHVHHFSNAHGVFLRHWDQLIDLEAKEMQLAKKEIWRSHNLKNENSTGCLSSLVLDELPQQGSHKENRFIYHFVCRYSPTNNLSGSDRNSISAASSLTKDLDCSLKSGDYVILSTESGCQFVATGIIVELSPDRVSVSFSKGLRLPGGNLSSMREKLLQEVWRIDKDEIMTSFSVMRFNLIQMFLDNEQSSHLRKMIVDLAAPRFDSGCIFSQDPAISYIWSEKSLNDDQRRAILKILTAKDYALILGMPGTGKTSTMVHAVKALLMRGASILLTSYTNSAVDNLLIKLKSQGIDFVRIGRHESVHEEIKGHCFAGMNINSVEEIKLKFDQVKVVAVTCLGITSPLLSGKKFDVCIIDEAGQTTLPVSLGPLMFSSTFVLVGDHYQLPPLIQSTEAREKGMGISLFCRLSEAHSHAIAPLQSQYRMCQSIMELSNALIYGDRLHCGSPEIANAKLKFTKPIACSSWLKIVLNPSKPVIFVNTDMLPALEARDQKTVNNPMEAYIIAEMD; this is encoded by the exons ATGCCTCCCAAAACCAGAAGGAAGCTTAACccttcttcatcaaagaaatctaaTGTTCCCAATAATCAATCTCAAGTTCAACCCTCCAAGTTCGGCATCCAACATTTCTTCGAACGCCATTCCCAAAACGCTCTTCTAGCTTCCCAGAAACTCAATCATCTTTCTCCTCCTCCCGCACCCCCTTCCGCTACCCCTCCCACCAATCCTATTCCTCTATCCTCTCCCAAATCAAATGCCGCTTCCAACGGCGTCGTTTCTGTATCCCCAAACCCTAACCTCCATCCCAATTCCTCTCCGGCAATGGAGGCTGCTGACGAGGTATCACCTTTGGTCTCCAAGTCTACCTCTCTGAAGCGTTTCAACTTTTCCCCTGGAATG TTGATAAAGCAGAGTCAAGATGATGGAGGGGATGAGGTCACATGGAAGATATCTCCGGTCAACGAACGTCTTCTAGCAGTCTCAAAGCACACCCCTGTATTACCTGATTCCTCAAAGCACAACTCTTTCTCAATACACCAATGCTCTCAGACCAAG GGTATAAATACGGCTGCTAAGGTTGACAAATGGCTCTCGTCGCCGTCCCCCAAAGGCAAAGCTGATAAAAAGCCTTTGCTTCAGGCCAACAGGATTGGGTTGAAAAGATTGAACCCTTTTCAGGATAAAGAGGTCGGTGACAGCATTGCTGATGAGAATACTTGTTTGTCAAGTAGACAGACTCCATTCTGCACTCCACCATCTCTACCATATTGTCCTGATAAG CTTGCCAATGGTGTTGCATCTCATCCCCTGGGTTTGAAGCAGCACAAGAAG GCATTGCTTGAACTTCTAGATCAAGTAGAAGATGTAATTTCTGTTGAGGATTTTGTATCCAGTGAATCAGAGCCATATTCATCAAAAGCGCAAGAGGGACAGTCCAAAGAAATTCCTGTAACAGTTGATTCTATAGGAAATGATGTGTTAATGGGCACAACAAACAAAGTCTCTGGGACATCTTCTAATGGTTATTTCCTAGTATTGGAG GTATCTGAGAAGCAAACTTTTCCAGAGTCTGGTGGCTCTCAATGCCCGTATAAG GTTCTTCGCTTGGTAAATGAGAAAAGTGGGGAAGAGCGTGCTGTTTATTTGTGGGAAGAGTG GTCCTACAGTGTCATTGCCCCAGGAGACACTGTGAATGTcattggtgaatttgatgaagAGGGAAAGTGTAATGTGGATcatgaaaataattttcttatcgTTCATCCAGATATTCTGGTCTCTGGAACTCGG gtgGCTGGCAGTTTTAGTTGCCCAAGGAGAACTGTCCTAGATGAGAGACTACGATGCAATGAGCATTCGActgcagctcttattggcatctTGCTCCACCAAATTTTTCAG GCAGGACTTATGAAAGAGTCCCCTACAGTACACTTTTTGGAAGAATATGCAAGAATAGTGCTCCAGAAGAACATGGAGAGCTTATATGCATGTGGAG taaatgaaaatgaaatatataaaacctTGACTGAAGCTATTCCGAAACTAGTAAATTGGATTGCTCTCTTCAAAGATACGCAG CAGGAGCCGCAAGTTCCCACTGTAGATTTTGGATCTGATAATGGGGCAAAAAAGGTTAAAGTTTTAGAG GTAATTGATATTGAGGAACTGGCTTGGGCCCCGAAGTATGGTCTGAAAGGAATGATTGATGTTTCAGTCAGAGTAAAGGTTGACTCAGGTGGAAAAGAAGGTGATGAGAAGATCATGCCTCTAGAGTTTAAAACTGGAAAAATGGCTAATGGCCAG GCATCCGCTGAACACTGTGCCCAAGTGATCTTGTACTCTCTTCTTATGTCTGAGAG GTACCTAAAACATATTGATTCTGGTCTTCTATACTATCTCCAGTCAGATCAGACGCAA GGGATTGTAGTTCGAAGGTCTGACTTGGTTGGGTTAATCATGCGTCGTAATGAGCTTGCACATGATATTCTTAAGGCATTAACAACACAACAACTGCCCCCCATGTTACAG ATTCCAAGCATGTGCAAAGGCTGTAGGCATCTTGACGTTTGCACCCTTTATCATAAG GCATTTGGTGGGAATACAGAGAGTAGCGGATTAGGTGATATATTTGATTCACATGTACATCATTTTTCAAATGCTCATGGTGTTTTCCTCAGACATTGGGATCAGTTGATTGACCTAGAAGCTAAAGAGATGCAG CTTGCAAAGAAAGAAATCTGGCGTTCTCATAATCTCAAGAACGAGAACTCTACTGGTTGCCTTTCTTCTCTTGTTCTTGATGAACTTCCACAACAGGGATCTCACAAAGAAAATAGATTCATCTATCATTTTGTCTGTCGATATTCGCCTACTAACAATTTAAGCGGATCTGATAGAAATTCTATTAGTGCTGCTTCTTCTCTGACCAAAGATTTGGATTGCAGTCTTAAAAGTGGAGATTATGTG ATACTTAGCACTGAATCTGGCTGTCAATTTGTTGCCACTGGGATCATTGTGGAGCTCAGCCCTGACCGTGTTTCC GTTTCTTTTTCTAAGGGCTTAAGGCTTCCAGGGGGTAACTTGTCTTCAATGCGAGAAAAACTACTCCAGGAGGTCTGGCGGATCGACAAGGATGAAATCATGACCTCCTTTTCAGTTATGCG GTTCAACCTCATTCAAATGTTTCTAGACAATGAGCAAAGTTCTCATCTCAGGAAGATGATTGTTGACCTTGCG GCTCCTAGATTTGACAGTGGATGCATATTCAGCCAAGACCCAGCAATATCTTATATCTGGTCCGAGAAGAGCTTAAATGATGATCAGCGTAGAGCTATTCTCAAG ATACTTACAGCAAAGGATTATGCTCTAATTCTAGGAATGCCTGGAACAGGCAAGACATCTACAATGGTACATGCTGTAAAAGCCTTGTTGATGAGAGGTGCATCCATTTTGCTGACATCCTACACAAACTCTGCAGTTgataatttactcatcaaattaAAATCTCAG GGCATTGATTTCGTGCGCATAGGAAGACACGAATCTGTGCATGAGGAAATTAAGGGGCATTGTTTTGCAG GGATGAACATTAATAGTGTTGAAGAAATTAAACTGAAATTTGACCAAGTCAAAGTTGTTGCTGTCACTTGCTTGGGCATCACTAGTCCATTACTCTCTGGAAAGAAATTTGATGTATGCATTATCGATGAAGCTGGACAGACAACCCTCCCA GTGTCACTAGGACCCTTGATGTTTTCATCTACATTTGTCCTTGTTGGAGATCACTATCAACTGCCTCCCTTGATTCag AGTACAGAGGCTCGAGAAAAAGGAATGGGAATAAGTTTGTTCTGTAGGCTATCAGAAGCACATTCACATGCAATTGCACCATTGCAAAGCCAG TACCGAATGTGTCAAAGTATTATGGAACTGTCAAATGCCTTGATATACGGTGATCGATTGCATTGTGGTTCTCCTGAAATAGCTAATGCAAAACTCAAGTTCACAAAACCAATCGCTTGTTCATCATGGCTAAAAATT GTTCTAAATCCAAGCAAGCCAGTCATTTTTGTTAATACAG ATATGTTGCCTGCTTTAGAGGCTAGAGACCAGAAAACTGTGAATAATCCAATGGAAGCTTATATAATTGCAGAG ATGGATTAG